Proteins from a single region of Juglans microcarpa x Juglans regia isolate MS1-56 chromosome 5S, Jm3101_v1.0, whole genome shotgun sequence:
- the LOC121267671 gene encoding uncharacterized protein LOC121267671, protein MRIRKRQVPFSLSSLASVTLSDPLLSRSPVVQLQFQDATQPKASDPLGNLTPHRARGAHFDHQPSDQPNQRLLPIEGGSSGLDCSDNASGTHKEKKKKDFSELLQGEYERGGEVEKGNDIRKLGGILGAETVTGVLPESRAIYQASGSTWCDGEKSFPPKKRRSSFERSRSREDAMMERDKKMKTKMKTKMISSSKCAQQINNEELGEEKETKARGLENTGAKKLRARGGALMEGSRCSRVNGRGWRCCQQTLVGYSLCEHHLGKGRLRSMTSVRSRSLAGSNTLTALKRPDESEPLSTTSSSLLENELKDSVLDNDGDEDEDEDENKPLMFTKKRMKLGMVKARSISSLLGQTSNGTVVADNQYY, encoded by the exons ATGAGGATCCGGAAAAGGCAggttcccttctctctctcgtctctcgcTTCCGTTACTCTCTCAGATCCCCTCCTCAGTCGGTCTCCGGTGGTGCAACTCCAATTCCAAGATGCCACACAACCGAAGGCTTCAGACCCACTTGGAAATCTTACCCCTCATCGCGCAAGAGGTGCCCACTTTGATCATCAACCGTCCGATCAACCCAATCAACGCCTCCTACCGATCGAAGGAGGAAGCAGTGGCCTGGATTGCTCTGATAATGCTAGTGGGACTCacaaggagaagaaaaagaaagatttttcg GAGTTGTTGCAAGGGGAATATGAGAGAGGGGGAGAGGTAGAGAAGGGCAATGATATCAG GAAGCTGGGTGGCATCCTGGGTGCAGAAACTGTTACTGGGGTTCTTCCAGAATCAAGGGCTATTTATCAAG CATCTGGGAGTACTTGGTGTGACGGAGAGAAATCGTTTCCACCAAAGAAGAGGAGGAGTTCCTTCGAGAGATCAAGATCCAGGGAAGACGCGATGATGGAGAGAGATAAGAAGATGAAGACTaagatgaagacgaagatgaTCAGTAGCAGCAAATGTGCGCAACAAATAAATAACGAGGAAttaggagaagaaaaagaaacaaaggcgCGGGGTCTTGAGAATACCGGTGCAAAAAAGCTGAGGGCTAGAGGTGGTGCACTTATGGAGGGGTCGAGGTGCAGCCGTGTTAATGGGAGAGGATGGAGGTGTTGCCAACAGACTCTTGTGGGCTACTCTCTATGCGAGCATCACTTGGGCAAGGGAAGGCTAAGGAGCATGACAAGCGTTCGAAGCCGATCCTTGGCTGGTAGTAATACCCTTACTGCTCTGAAGAGGCCGGATGAGTCTGAGCCACTATCGACAACTTCATCGTCGCTACTAGAGAACGAACTGAAGGATTCCGTGTTAGATAATGAcggtgatgaagatgaagatgaagatgagaatAAGCCATTGATGTTCACGAAGAAAAGGATGAAGCTTGGAATGGTTAAAGCGCGCTCCATAA